From Astyanax mexicanus isolate ESR-SI-001 chromosome 11, AstMex3_surface, whole genome shotgun sequence, the proteins below share one genomic window:
- the LOC103043765 gene encoding ras-related protein Rap-2a, whose protein sequence is MREYKVVVLGSGGVGKSALTVQFVTGTFIEKYDPTIEDFYRKEIEVDSSPSVLEILDTAGTEQFASMRDLYIKNGQGFILVYSLVNQQSFQDIKPMRDQIIRVKRYEKVPVILVGNKVDLESEREVSVSEGQALAEEWGCPFIETSAKSKTMVDELFAEIVRQMDYAAQPDKDDPCCSSCNIQ, encoded by the exons ATGCGCGAGTATAAGGTGGTGGTGTTGGGCAGCGGCGGCGTGGGCAAGTCCGCCCTCACCGTGCAGTTCGTCACCGGCACCTTCATCGAGAAGTACGACCCCACCATCGAGGACTTCTACCGCAAGGAGATCGAGGTGGACTCCTCTCCCTCCGTGCTCGAGATCCTGGACACGGCGGGTACGGAGCAGTTCGCCTCCATGAGGGACCTGTACATCAAGAACGGCCAGGGCTTCATCCTGGTCTACAGCCTGGTCAACCAGCAGAGCTTTCAGGACATCAAGCCCATGCGGGACCAGATCATCCGGGTGAAaag GTATGAGAAGGTGCCGGTGATCCTGGTGGGGAATAAGGTGGATCTGGAGAGCGAGAGGGAGGTGTCGGTGAGTGAAGGTCAGGCTCTGGCCGAGGAGTGGGGCTGCCCCTTCATCGAGACGTCTGCCAAGAGCAAGACTATGGTGGACGAACTGTTTGCTGAGATCGTTCGGCAGATGGACTACGCAGCACAGCCGGACAAAGACGATCCCTGCTGCTCCTCCTGCAATATACAATAA